A genomic window from Nicotiana sylvestris chromosome 11, ASM39365v2, whole genome shotgun sequence includes:
- the LOC138880796 gene encoding uncharacterized protein: MIQQIIRSNAKISERVDAHDSAFKNIEVQMGQISMSLNNRPHRTLPADTQINPKDQGPKQLMAVSLRNDRDLDVEQERARESRQDETLISVPIELDESTKLTKEQVVEVAADKEQSQIIGKKRPPAPFPQRLAKYQKEEQYKKFLEMLKQIQVNIPLIDALKEMPGYEKTIKDLMSPKFNFQDLATMTFTQICSVVVTRPIAEKLSDPGSFTIPCTISNFAFAKALCDLGANINLMPLAIYKRLGIRRARPTYMLLQLADRTVKRPSGILDDVLIQVVLSYWRALIDCETVELKMRLNDEHITFNVQKSMRRPTEFANCSLINVVDLIVETDVEMLTIEDPLAACLMNLDEVNGEELAEWVLALEGRGFWDRTLEFEPLHLENRETPPAKPSIEE; this comes from the exons atgatacaacagatTATTAGGTCTAATGCAAAAATCagtgaaagagtagatgcacatgattcAGCTTTCAAGAATATTGAAGTACAGATGGGCCAGATTTCGATGTCTCTAAACAATCGTCCTCATAGGACATTACCTGCAGACACCcaaataaatccaaaagatcaagggcCAAAAcagctgatggcagtgagtctacgTAATGACAGAGATTTGGATGTGgagcaagagagggctcgagaaagCAGACAGGATGAGACACTCATAtcagtgcccattgagctagatgagtCAACGAAACTAACAAAG GAACAAGTAGTTGAGGTAGCAGCTGATAAAGAGCAATCCCAAATCATTGGGAAAAAGAGACCTCCCGCACCATTCCCTCAGAGGTTGGCCAAGTACCAAAAAGAGgagcaatacaagaaattcttggagatgttgaaacaaatccaggtaaatattccattgatagatgctttgaaagagatgcCTGGTTATGAAAAAACGATTAAGGACTTAATGTCCCCAAAATTcaatttccaagacttggccacgaTGACTTTTACTCAGATCTGCAGTGtagtggtgactagaccaattgctGAGAAGCTATCTGACCCAGGGAGCTTTACAATTCCCTGCACTATTAGTAACTTCGCTTTCGCCAAAGCACTTTGTGATTTAGGGGCTAacataaatcttatgcccctaGCGATTTATAAGAGGTTGGGGATtagaagagctagacccacctatatgttgttgcagctggctgacaggactGTAAAAAGACCCTCAGGTATCctggatgatgtgttgattcag GTTGTTCTTAGCTACtggagagctctcattgattgtgagactgtggagctcaagatgagattgaatGATGAACatataacattcaatgtgcaaaAATCTATGCGGCGGCCAACTGAATTtgccaattgctctcttattaATGTCGTGGATCTAATTGTGGAAACTGATGTTGAGATGCTGACTATTGAGGACCCTCTTGCTGCATGTCTTatgaatttagatgaggtgaatggagaAGAACTAGCAGAATGGGTATTGGCGTTAGAGGGcagagggttctgggatagaactcttgaatttgagcccttgcacttggAAAATAGAGAAACTCCTCCTGCCAAGCCATCCATTGAAGAATAG